The following are encoded together in the Triticum dicoccoides isolate Atlit2015 ecotype Zavitan chromosome 6B, WEW_v2.0, whole genome shotgun sequence genome:
- the LOC119326597 gene encoding uncharacterized protein LOC119326597 has protein sequence MAGQSPNQVSSAEAILVGALSSGVNAPTWVVLQITFLLLAFCFTAMLYLAFFSSDFVIVGHVLLLITIGAVLFVLLNRFLAETGFVPVEQQMQEIGIHKPEATEKDKSN, from the exons ATGGCAGGACAATCGCCAAATCAAGTATCATCAGCTGAAGCTATCTTGGTGGGAGCCTTGTCCTCTGGTGTTAAT GCTCCCACGTGGGTCGTGCTCCAGATCACATTTTTGCTACTGGCATTCTGCTTCACCGCGATGCTTTACCTAGCCTTTTTCTCAAGCGACTTTGTGATCGTCGGGCACGTCCTTCTGCTCATAACCATCGGCGCGGTTCTATTCGTGCTCCTCAACAG GTTCCTCGCGGAGACCGGCTTCGTCCCGGTCGAACAGCAGATGCAGGAGATAGGGATCCACAAACCAGAAGCCACAGAGAAAGACAAGAGCAACTGA